From the genome of Pseudophryne corroboree isolate aPseCor3 chromosome 9, aPseCor3.hap2, whole genome shotgun sequence:
acatctgccccacctgcactgcacatggttttgcccattagtgcgcTTTTTTGGTTTggtaataaacctgaataaggcccaaggaGCGGGTGCAGTAGAAATGAATTACGCTAGCAATATTTGCAGAGTATATTTAACCTTTACAATCGGTCTGTCCCCAGTAGAGATGGCACGGAGGATTGACTTGCCCTAGCGCTAGTCACTGAATCTGTTCCCTCGCTGGTTTAAATATTGTCCCCGGCATCACCTAATTAGTAATTAGGCGTGTGTAATTGCATTCTAAATGATGCATTTAATTGTGTGGTTGTAAGCGGCAGTCCTTATCTCTAGATCCCAAACAGCAGTAACTCCTGCCTTTCACTGCATTTCCTCTGAGTACATATTTTCCTGACTCCTCACACAGAGATTCACAGCCACAGAGCAGCCAATTATCTGTATAATCCTGGCAATCAGCCTTCGCTTTACTCTGCATTACATCTGGAAAAGCCAGAACAGAATCAGACTTTACAGGCACAGCTTGCATTCAGTGActgtggagggagggagggaggggggggggggggggtttgcaatcCTGAGAAGAGGTGATACTTGATTTTGAGCAAGGGGATAATTAACGAGGTGTTGATTAGGACGAGAAGCTACATTACAATTATTAGAAGAGATTCTAATCACGGTAAGGGTGATGTTCTAGGACAGTAGGTGTTTCTGCACTTAGGCGGCTCATATACTGTAAAAGGGAAGTCTGAGAAATGACTTTTTAAAATCGCCTGGAGTCCTATTGGagacagagcgctatataaatacaattattattaataaGGGTTGTTCTTTCTTCATTAAGGGACTGGGGAAGAAGAAACTCCTGAAGAACAGAGAATCACACAACTTTACTCAGTGGATCCCCCTGGAGGAGGAGATGAGAAGGCAGCGGCCCATCATCAGCACTTATCGTACAGATTTCTGGACACTGGATGAAAAGACGGGGAAGGTGCCTCAGCTGCTGGTTCCCAGGCTGCATCGGGCAACGTCGGCCTCATATTCTGGACTGACCACCTACCGGCACATGTTGGGAAGCCATGGAAGCCTCCCAGCCCCCCAGAAGCCATCTACCACCGTCATCCCAATCATCTATCACAGCAACAGGGAAGGAGCAGCCGGCCCCTCGCTACAAAGAGCTATGTCCGCCCCGTACAAGCGACTGACCGTGTCTGACTGTCTCGTCTGGCGATCTCCAGACAGCACCGGGCAACTGAGCTTACACAGCATTGAGACATCATAATAGGGTTTAATGTGTTTCTCTTACTGAAACCCTCTTGAATGACCAAATACACAGAAACAGCAAAGTAAATGTTTGTCCAGATTaatcattttatttttttgtagccTCGATTCTCCATAAGGCTGAAAGTATTTTCTTCTTTTATATGTtatttgtagtagagatgagcgggttcggatgtaacgccagaattaacgccagttcggttttatccggatttttcttattggctatccaaaacacgtgacgtccgtgagccaataagatgccattttgagaaccgagtaaatccgagtaaaaccgagtaaaaccgaacccgctcatctctaatttgtaggCATGTAAGATGCAGGCCTCACATATATGATACCATGCGTGTGGTAAGAGCTAAGCTAATCAATCACTGAATTCCCATGGCCAGGAGTGGTGTCATATGGGGTGCATGGCATGCAGCATTCAACAGGGGCCCGGCACTGCCCAGTCACCCCCACCTACAAGTTCCCCTCCCCGCCCCAAGGTATCCActttgcagtaaaaaaaaaagcagagcaGAGACTCTTCAGAGCGACTCGTGTGATTTCCAGTATAGATGGTATGCCGCCTTCAGAGACATCAGACAGAATTCATTATCTGCATTACCAATCATTACAAGAGATGAGCTTATATCTGTGCATTGCATACAATTGTATATACGCAGCAGGATTGCTTAGAATTTAgatataaagggggtaattcagacctgatcgtagcagcaaatttgttaacagttgggcaaaaccatgggggtcattccgagttgatcgctagctgcatttgttcgcagagcagcgatcaggctaaaaaaatggcagttcttcacatgcgtatgcagtgcaatgcgcgcgcacaacgtacgggcacaatgaacgatgtagttttgcacagggtctagcgatgcatttcagtcgcactgcttgcagcAGAGTGATTGATCTGAAGTTGCTGTTTCTGGgtgggaactgaccgttttcagggagtgtgcggaaaaacgcaggcgtggctgggcgaacgctgggcgggtgtgtgacgtcaaatcaggaactgaatagtctgaagtgatcgcaagcgttgagtaggttttgagctactctgaaactacacaaaaaatgttctgcgatacaaccgttcgcacttctgctaagctaaaatacactcccagtgggcggcggcatagcgtttgcacggctgctaaaaactgctagcgagcgatcaacttggaatgacccccatgtgcactgcagggaggggcagatataacatgtgcagagagagttagatttgggtggggtgtgttcaaactgaaatctaaattgcagagtaaaaataaagcagccagtatttaccctgcacagaaacaatataccccacccaaatctaactctctctgcacatgttatatctgccccccccccctgcagtgcacacggttttgcccaactgctaacaaatctgctgctacaatcaggtcttaattacccccaaagttacatTACTAACAACAAAATAAGATTTcccttatgtgccccccccccatctcaTCCTTCTACATCCCTGATCAGAACTTGGAGGGTGGACTGTAGAGAGTGGCAGGCAGGGCCGTTTAAGAGATCAGTGGAGCCCAAGTACTGAAGGGGATGTGGCCAAATCTCAGAGGCGTGACCACGTCCCCTCCCcacaaaaaataattaaaacataaaAATAGTGGCCATATTGCTTTTATAGTCTGCTAATGTCATTTGAGTGCCATTGCCTTATGCCGGGACTATCACCACATCATTACAAAGCCTTGACCAGCAGGTTATAGCACATACACGTTTCTCAGTCAACACTTTAAATTAATTTTATACATTTTCTATGTCATGATCTTATATAAGCAACCTTATATTTTAAAATCCTAAGGGCTGatttatactgttttttttttttgtttgtttcataATAAGCtaaaatataataattttatttttgatAAATGATTTCCCATATGCGTTATCATTTCTACAATTAAAACACAGTTTTTAGATTGCCAAATAAAATGCCCCTTTATATTTAACATTATGTGGATTGGGTGCTTATTTGTGTTCAGCAAATCTACAGATGAGCAAAATGTTTCGGCAAAGTTTGTTCCTACTGTTCTAGTATGAGAGTGTTGCAGCAGGTGGGGTCAGTCCACTGGGGACTGCCTGAATAAAACTCAGAATTTAGAACAAAGCTACcttttgaattattattatttgtttttgcACATAATTGACTTTGGGCACTTCAATTGTCAGCGATACATTTTATAAATACATGTGAAATATAATAAGAAACGGAAATTGTACATTGTAAACATCTTTGTATACTTTTACCACTATTGTTTTTGCCTTTGAACTAATAAAAGATTCAAGAATCAATCTGCTATTAATAAAACTGCTCGGCCAAGACCGTAAAATGCCGCACAGACCGAACCAcgacactgaagtaacatttataaatttgcatacgatacaattgtacggagcagctgattggttgccatggacaacttctccacagtctcacttctccactcttttcactgcttcataaatagacccccaagtgatCTCTAAACAGCTccagatatactgtactgtactgtaagtagcCGTTATACAGAATAATGGCATCTGCTGTAGGTGCGGCCTGATGGAAAGTGCATTTACAGGATTAAAGATTCTACTGAGGCAACATAGGAAACTTTTAGCCGTGTCATTAAAAAAATGGTGGAATTCACAGAAATGGCGCTAGGGTTTTTTTAAAAGAATACTAAATTCAGATACAATTAACATCATAAAGTCACTTTACATGGATATAGGGGATATGTGCTaacccttgaagagtgataaagtggagagagataaagaaccagccaatcagctcctaaattccatattacaggctgtgcttaggagctgattggttggtattttatcgctccccactttatcactcttcaaagcttagtacatctgcccgtaTGCCTATTATGATCAATTGAACTTAAAAAACTATAAACAATTAAAGGAATTTAACCATAAaagtattttgttttgttttttaaaacaaaaaatgtacAGGCTGAATAGCAGCAACACTAAACAATGCCGTGTATAATATACACCTTTAATTATTttcctatttgtgtaatgaggaaaCTTCAGAAGGGTCCGGTATGAAATACCAACATTCGGGaagccagcggtcatgtgaccgcagcATCCTGACATTAAGGATCCCGACATTGGACAAGGGTGAGTATTTTACCCCTCTTCGGCCCCCACCCTAACCCTTGGAGGGTGGTGGCTAGGACTAACTTTCAGGGGTGGCGGCAATGGCTAACcaaccctccctagtgcctaacctccccccgggccctaacccaGATACTCACCTTCGCCATTCCGGTAGGgttccgagtggtgtcgggattctggtgccggtcacatgaccactggaAACCAGACCGCCAGGATGCTGAACGCATCCCCTTCAGAATATGAATGTTTAATGATTATATCATAAAATGTTTTGAGATTTAAGGAACGGTATATGTATGTTGTAGACCGTGAAGATTAAACCATCTTTAATTGTAATGTGAACGTTTTAGTTTATATAATTATTCTCTTCcgttatatatttattatagtgtttagCTACTTAATTCCACTTATTAATGACCTATTCATTAGTGCACGTTTCTTCTCTTAACGTTATCGGTGATATTTTCTAAATGCCAAGAACTTTCCATCAGCGTGACTCCCGCCCTCGCACTACCGACTTCTCTCTCTGCATTCATCTATCACTTTTATACAATCAGCAAACCTGTAATTTCTGTAAACACTGTCTTATGAATAGTATAATTGTGTTTGCAACCAGCAGCATCTCAACAGGTGCGAGATACAAAGAGCTCGTCCCTGCGAGGGGCCCATTCAATGCGCCAAACCTAAAAGCATTTTTCACCGCTGTCAAAAGCACTAAAGATATCCAGCACCTGCTCATCCGTTCTCCTCCTCAGCCCCGGTAAGGTGCCCAGATGCACTTGTCTGTTTCCTTTTCATTCTCTACAGTATGATTATAGCAGGGGTGAGATAGGGCATGTTATGACCCATAGCATAATCTGAAAGGAGCCCAGCAATGCTGTTCCTGCCTCTCTGATCCCCCATGATGCTTTCAGTAGAGTTGGGTCCTCTTAGAGCGGTTTAGGAAGGTGGATCACGGTGGTGCATTCCTCCAAGAAACAGGCAACCAGCATTGCTGGGACCCCCTCACCTTCGGGCCCCAGTGCAGCTGCAGCCATTGTACAGTATATCCAGTAGATTGTTGGAACTGTATTCTTTTTCACCATAAGGTAATGAGGGCTATGCACTTTGTGGGCTGTACGAGTGTTCATCCATACATCCCAATATTGCGAAATCCTAAATTGGGAAAAAAGAGTTTTGGCTGAGTCCTGCTTGGAGGAGCGTCCATGACACAGTTTGGAAAGCCATGTAATGCCCAAGCCTCAGACCCGGAATATTGCATGGGTAACTCGGGTCCTGGCTTGTGAAAACGTCCACCCAGGTAGAATGTCCTGAATCGCGGCCAGGGTTGAACTCGGGACGAACCTCGGTAGTCTggaatccggtctctaagtcgatagtaactaggtcgacaatgtctaggtcgaccactattggtcaacagtaactaggtcgacagggtgtctaggtcgacaggatctttaggtcaacatgttctaggtcgacaggtcaaaaggtcgacatgagttttgcacaatttttttctttttttgaaccttttcatacttaacgatccacgtggactacgattggaacggtaatctgtgccaagtgaagccttagcggagcaaggcaccatgcccgaagttagccatgcgaggggacacagcgcactaattggggatcccggtcactctacgaagtaaacaccaaaaaaatttaaaaactcatgtcgaccttttgacctgtcaacctagaacatgtagacctaaagaccctgtcaacctagttactgttgaccaatagtggtcgacctagacattgtcgacctagttactgttgaccttccataccacacccggtagTCTACAGTCTGAAAGAGTGACCCGGGTTATCCAACGCCAGTCACGCTAAAAGTAGCAGAGAGCTGGAtcaccagcgcttggagatgatgtgatCTCCAAGCATCGGCAAAAGGACAATCCGGCAATGGGACAATCCATGATCCAGCAATAACCCGGctccagcctgcagtgtgaacaAGGTGTGTCACAGCTGCATGAAACCGTTTTCAATAACCCAGGTTGGACCCGGGTTTTTAGTCTGAATGGGAGGTAACAATAGGGTGGCTGCCTCCAGCCGCCTCTTCCCTCCCCTACCATGCTGCAGTAGTACGCTATCGCTGAAAGGGACTCAAACAGCGGTGGCGTGCCTCCCAACTTTCCCCATATTGGCACAAAGTCCTGATAATTAGGACGGCAAGACAGTCCCTTCAAATCAAGACTGCCTGGCGTAAAGCGCTTCCTTTCTCTCCTGTGGTTTGATGCTGCCAGATATAAAATAACTGTTAAGTGAAGGATAAGGCTGATAGGGACATTCTTTTCAATGGCTCTGCTTGTATAAGATCAGTCTCAATTCCCAGTTTGGCTTTAGCAATGTAAACTCTCTCCAAATACACCACCAGTTTCTCAGGCGTGTGTAGGACGCGGACGGATGTTTTTATACAGCAATTTATAAGAGACAGATCTTCTCTACCTTTCATCTCCCATCAAACGTCTTGATCATAAACATTTAGTGACAGTTCAAGCGCTCTGCCTGGCTTTGGAGACTCCGCAGAGCGGAGATGCTCTTGCACACATATAGAGCTGTACTCCCACAGGGATGTTTAaaggtttaggggtctatttactaagcctttgacagagataaagtggacagagctaaagtaccagccaatcagctcctacttgtcatgtcacaggccgtgtttgaaaaatgacagttaggagctgattgcttggtattttatctccatccactttatctatgtccaaggcttagtaaatagaccccttagctttTAATCGCTAGGTCACGTCACATTTAGTAGCCACGCAGCTACTCGTTCTTCTGCGCCTCCAATAATTATTTCAAAGTGATGCTGATTTTGGTGGCATCGCTTTACGAATTAGGGTCCTACATATTAACAATCAATACGGTGCCGCCATTATCATCAACCCACATCGTGGCGGGACTTTACTGGTTTAACAAAACTTTGCCGGCTGTGTATTAAAATTGACTTGCAGAGACGACAGTTGTGGTAACTGAGCTGGCCTGTCCCTCTTACATCCCAGGCACATCGGAGGAGTCCTTCACATTTTCAGAGGACACCTCCTAAGATTCTGACCCTGCACAATCTGAAGTTGGCATGAACCAAAGGGGACAGAAGTACCGCTTTTTGAAGTTTGACACATAGGAGTCACACCGCAGTTTCCTACTGACAATAGCGGGAACTGCGGTCGGCAGCGCTAATTTCTGTGACATCTCCTGCACTAGGCTGATGTTACACAGCCAGAAAACATAAGATCGTGcagaaaatgtagattctttctgcaTCATAATCTGAAAAGCggacttgataaataggccctttaGTCTGGATAGAAAGGTCGCTTTGGTACCAGCTATTCCAGGATAATGTCAAACACGAAATAACGAATTGTGAAATGTCTCGGTCATCTGAACTTGGGTAACTGCACTCACCAAGCGGTATTATAGCGGGAGAGCTGTTACTTTGACCTGTTGGACGTTTGCTTCGTAGATCCCGCTGTAGCTATAAGGGGTGAAATCACAGATTAACCAAAcagtgtgggtcattccgagtcgatcgctagctgccgttgttcgcagcgcagcgatcaggctaaaattcggcatttctgcgcatgcgtaggcatcgcaatgcgcacgcgtgacgtatgggtacaaagtcctttgtgcttttgcacaggttctagcaacattttcattcgcactggcggccgcaagaagattgacaggaagggggcatttctgggtgtcaactgaccgttttcagggagtgcttagaaaaatgcaggcgtgccagggaaaacgcaggcgtggctgggcaaacgctgggtgggtgtgtgacgtcaaaagccaaccctccaacgttagaatcaacgcacacaaagagtaagtacagggctggtcttgttttgcacaaaatgtttttccaggcgctctgctgcacaggcgttcgcacttctgcaaagtgaaaatacactccccggtgggcggcgactatgcgtttgcacggctgctaaaaactgctagccagcgaacaactcggaatgaccaccaataacacATTCTTCCCATTACCCTGAACCTTCTTACCCGCTCCTTTCCATCTGTTGCCGGCAGCCTTCCTCTTTTTTCCGCCATGTTCTGCCTGGTGGGGAAGTTCAGAAGTTACTCGGCAAAAGTGTCATTTTCACCTTCTAAATCCACCAACCTGAAGTAGCTGTAGAGGAATTGGTTGGATACATCTCCCACAGGTAGTCTGCAaattcacatggccctatgtgggcactgctatcatgtagtgtaggactgctgatatcagagaagccgtgctgCGGCTCAGCAGcttcccatgtatttgcaaatacatgtaacaaatatctctgaaattctattaccagatagtttcacgtattgttacaggtattagggcctaattcatacctgatcactgttgtgcgaaatcacacagaGGCCGGTTATCAAATGACTGCACatgtgtacggatcgtaatgcgcaggcgcgaggccaaactgcgaataaaagtcctgtgtttttttttatcactaggcgaatgcaggctgatttacaggaagcggacatttgtgggtggtaactgcccgttttctgggagtgtcaggaaaaacgcaggcatgcccaagcgttttcagggcgggtgtgtgacatcagctctcgCCAGGTCagtctgtttgtatcgcactgtaggagtaagtcctgggctacacacagactgcacagtatggaaaaatcattcgtTTTTAGagcgtgagttgcgaacggatttgcagatgtccgctgtctggtgaagtatttgcacggcgtacgcatgcatttgcacacttgcttgGGGCAGGTTTTCGCTCTATGGgtggtggctatctgatcgcagacccctGCAAAAACGCATCATCTACAGGCCAGGCTGATACTACTAGTGTGATAAAAGTGACACATAACACATAGCAGCTTTCCATCAGCGTACAATCAAagtgaaaaagaaagaaaacagaagcacaccaatctaacaaaacatagaaaactgaagaactaataacaaatgtgagtcacttactcttcatatcactcacctcctgattaaatagcacggaactacctgacttggacatttcaaaaaccatccatttcaccaacaaatgcttgtatctgtatttttgtaattaGTTTTTtaggcacagctgcaccaatgcaatgttacctacaaacacttaaaaaaccttacagaattaccattgctttttaaccctctcacaatcctttcatttcttacagtccaaatacatttctgcacccactttatctacacttttgattcacttcaaactaagggggtcattccgagttgatcgcacgctggctacttttagcagccgtgcaaacgcattgtcgctgcccaccggggagtgtattttctctttgcagaagtgcgaacgcttgtgcagcagagcgcctgcaaaatcattttgtgcaaaacaagaccagccctgtagttactctccgtgtgcgttgattctaacgacggagggatggcttttgacgtcacacacccgcccagtgaacggccagccacgcctgcgttttttctgccatgcctgcggttttcgaagcactccctgaaaacggtcagttgacacccagaaacgcccacttcatgtcaatcttcctgcgttcggctgtgcgattggaatgttcgttacactctgtgcaaacccacgatgctccttgtacccatacgacgcgtctgcacattgcggtgcatccgcagaaatgcagatttttagcctgatcgctacgttgcgaacaacggcagttagctatcaactcggaatgaccccctaaatctacacccattgagcctacactgcttttctcacctgccttTCTGCAATTCttcgctctgattcccttacagcctcctctcctacttccagtttccctcaacctacttaacactatgtccaggttttcttctactccccacatcactcagtgtctacctaatcatgtatcttgccccctgttcatacctttatccttcccccctagtctcctacacctcctcctctctcccctcctctgtctcccctccatccctctgtttccttccccttcctttcctgttaccccactttcattcacctctgctccatggtcctgctaccccacatctcagccctgctccctctctcccttccctgtcacctccccacacccccatccacatcacactgacctgcctccctgcccacctcccgcagtttcccctcctagctcaggcacccataccatcactactctctcatcatccctgccctcacagTTAATCTcaactcatcgctacagcaaccctgataatctcattcacatctctcccataaactcctaccccctatcctgtgccctctggaatgccagatctgtttgtaacaaactggtccccactcatgaccttttcattttcaactccctgcatctcctagcccagtggtttccaaacttttttgaatcacggcgccctagaatatcagaatttttttcacggcattcctaggccatacatttcttattgagaaatattacattaagtagattgtgtttataggtcatccttagggtcagttgtgtggtgagggacaagatttgcttctgtttggccacatattttatgactggcagccaccagcactggttttgtctattatattgaccatgaataattgtaattggtcctggaccaccaacccagggcacccctgcaagtgtccagaggcaccccagggagccacggcacacagtttgggaacctctgtcctagacattactgaaacttggattacgccctctgacactacttctcctgctgcgctctctgctgggggcctcacattcacacacacaccccgtcctgggggtcgccatgggggtggtgttggggtccttttatcttctagttactcctaccaactcataccaccagaacatcccttacattttctacatttgaggtccatgccatacgcctcttccaaccggtCCATCTTAGAGTAACTGTCATTTCCCGACCCCCCTggcattgcttccaaattcattgacaactttgcttcctcacttcctctcttctgacattccctccattatcctaggcgatttcaacatccctatcgacatccccacacaatccactgcctctaaactccttaacctcacctcttcacttggtctctcccagtggacctcttcaccctcccatgtgaatgggagctcactggatctggtcttcactcaccgttgtgatatttatgATTTTTCCAActctccatttcccctctctgaccaccacctgctctcctttaacctatctctctctgcttccccatctctacctcctaaggctactatcactaagcgtaacattgaggctattgacaccacattcctttcctccctgtttgactcacttctctccccTATGCCCTGAAcaggccacatccctatacaatgcatcccttacttctgctcttgactctgttgctccaccaaccactattcaccctcgcaaattaacacctcaaccctggcacaccaaatgcaccagatatctgcaaaaatgctcacgtaccgctgagcgacactggaggaaatcacgctctaaggcagacttcctccatttcaaacttatgctctcatccttcagtgctgccctttctcttgctagacagtcatacttcaagaacctcatctcctcccagtcttccaactcccggcgcctctttgccactctcaactcactcctctgcccatctccacctcgtctcccttcctcactctctgctcttgactttgccacttacttcacatccaaaattgactccatacgtcaggacatcacatcacaccagaccatcagcaaccagcctcctcccatcccttaccaccccaccCCATCCCTCtcgccaactctgacatctttctcccatacatctggtgaggaagtcatggccctcagtcgttcctgccccctcaccacctccccacttgaccctatcccctcccacctcctccactacctctctccttctacctgttccc
Proteins encoded in this window:
- the C9H3orf84 gene encoding uncharacterized protein C3orf84 homolog isoform X1, with protein sequence MPEAITGSWFPSGFHGHFRSHFRNDISQDYRLEAKPRPPTAFTQRMKENPAKHIFSRYENRHIFPNSVSSFENGLGKKKLLKNRESHNFTQWIPLEEEMRRQRPIISTYRTDFWTLDEKTGKVPQLLVPRLHRATSASYSGLTTYRHMLGSHGSLPAPQKPSTTVIPIIYHSNREGAAGPSLQRAMSAPYKRLTVSDCLVWRSPDSTGQLSLHSIETS
- the C9H3orf84 gene encoding uncharacterized protein C3orf84 homolog isoform X2; amino-acid sequence: MPEAITGSWFPSGFHGHFRSHFRNDISQDYRLEAKPRPPTAFTQRMKGLGKKKLLKNRESHNFTQWIPLEEEMRRQRPIISTYRTDFWTLDEKTGKVPQLLVPRLHRATSASYSGLTTYRHMLGSHGSLPAPQKPSTTVIPIIYHSNREGAAGPSLQRAMSAPYKRLTVSDCLVWRSPDSTGQLSLHSIETS